A part of Salvelinus namaycush isolate Seneca unplaced genomic scaffold, SaNama_1.0 Scaffold725, whole genome shotgun sequence genomic DNA contains:
- the LOC120042597 gene encoding translationally-controlled tumor protein homolog translates to MIIYKDIITGDELFTEVYKITEICDGMLYEVQGKLTSRSEDVDGALIGANASAEGGDEGSEAATVSGVDIVLNSKLQETSAYNKKAYQSYIKGYMKAVKAKLEEQNSKRVQAFVAGAPAAVKMILGNLDKYQFFTGESMNCDGAIGLLDYREDGVTPFFVFFKDGIEIEKY, encoded by the exons ATGATAATCTACAAGGATATCATCACCG GAGATGAGCTATTCACCGAGGTTTACAAAATCACGGAGATCTGCGACGGTATGCTGTACGAGGTACAGGGAAAG CTCACTTCAAGATCGGAGGACGTCGACGGTGCTTTGATCGGTGCCAACGCCTCTGCAGAGGGCGGAGATGAGGGCAGTGAAGCAGCCACAGTCAGTGGAGTTGACATTGTGCTCAACAGCAAACTGCAGGAGACCTCAGCCTACAACAAGAAGGCCTACCAGAGCTACATCAAGGGCTATATGAAGGC AGTCAAGGCAAAGCTGGAGGAGCAGAATTCTAAGAGGGTCCAGGCCTTCGTGGCTGGAGCTCCAGCAGCTGTTAAGATGATCCTGGGTAACCTCGATAAATATCAG TTTTTCACCGGTGAGTCCATGAACTGTGACGGCGCCATCGGCCTGCTAGACTACCGCGAGGACGGAGTCACACCGTTCTTCGTTTTCTTCAAAGACGGCATCGAGATTGAGAAATAC taA